The following proteins come from a genomic window of Maribacter sp. HTCC2170:
- a CDS encoding protein adenylyltransferase SelO, producing MKLNIKDTFNTELPADPILENSRRQVRGACFSLVTPRRTSNPKLLHVSNDMLQKIGLTEKDVKNNSFLKVFTGNEVLPNTKPYAMCYGGHQFGNWAGQLGDGRAINLCEVEHNSEHWALQLKGAGETPYSRTADGLAVLRSSIREYLCSEAMFHLGVPTTRALSLALTGDQVLRDVMYDGNPAYEKGAVVCRTSPSFIRFGNFEILAARNEISTLKKLTDYTIEHFFTHLGKPSKEVYLQFFKEVADSSLKMVIEWQRVGFVHGVMNTDNMSILGLTIDYGPYGWLEGYDPDWTPNTTDRQFKRYRFDNQPDIVLWNLYQLANALYPLIEETETLDLILTDYRSSFTKDYQNMMRSKLGLFKSKNDDSILIKELEDILQLSETDMTIFFRNLGNYEVGKPDEGIKVISDAFYKLSDVNESIRKKWDDWFLRYDNRLKLGVEVTQIERKEKMDSINPKYVLRNYMAQMAIDNADKGNYSLIEEIYTLLKKPYSEQPKYKKWFAKRPEWARHKVGCSMLSCSS from the coding sequence ATGAAACTGAATATTAAAGACACTTTCAATACTGAGTTACCAGCGGATCCAATTTTGGAAAATAGCCGTAGGCAGGTCAGAGGCGCTTGTTTTTCTTTAGTTACTCCACGAAGAACATCAAATCCAAAATTGCTTCATGTTTCAAATGATATGTTGCAAAAGATTGGGCTCACCGAAAAAGACGTGAAAAACAATTCATTCTTGAAGGTTTTTACCGGAAATGAGGTTTTACCAAATACCAAACCATATGCAATGTGCTATGGTGGCCACCAGTTTGGAAATTGGGCTGGACAGTTAGGCGATGGTCGGGCCATAAATTTATGTGAGGTTGAACACAACAGCGAACATTGGGCATTACAATTAAAAGGTGCAGGTGAGACACCCTATTCCCGTACGGCGGATGGATTGGCCGTTTTGCGATCATCAATTCGTGAATATTTGTGTAGTGAGGCCATGTTTCATTTGGGTGTCCCCACAACAAGGGCACTCTCACTGGCCCTTACAGGAGACCAAGTGCTACGTGACGTCATGTATGATGGTAATCCTGCCTATGAAAAAGGGGCGGTTGTTTGTAGAACTTCACCATCCTTTATACGGTTTGGTAATTTTGAGATTTTAGCAGCAAGAAACGAGATTTCCACACTTAAAAAATTAACTGACTATACGATTGAACATTTCTTTACTCATTTAGGCAAACCATCAAAAGAAGTTTATTTACAGTTTTTCAAAGAGGTAGCAGACAGCAGTTTAAAAATGGTTATTGAATGGCAACGTGTTGGTTTTGTTCATGGCGTCATGAATACCGATAATATGTCTATTCTGGGATTGACAATTGATTATGGACCATATGGCTGGTTAGAAGGTTATGACCCAGATTGGACCCCTAACACCACCGATCGTCAATTTAAACGTTACAGGTTTGACAATCAACCAGATATTGTTCTTTGGAATTTATATCAACTAGCCAATGCGCTTTATCCCTTAATTGAAGAAACAGAAACCTTAGACCTTATACTTACAGATTATAGGTCATCATTCACTAAGGATTACCAGAATATGATGCGTTCTAAATTAGGCCTTTTTAAATCAAAGAATGATGATTCAATTCTAATAAAGGAATTAGAGGACATCTTACAGCTATCCGAAACCGATATGACCATATTCTTTAGGAATCTTGGCAATTACGAAGTTGGAAAACCCGATGAAGGGATAAAAGTTATTTCAGATGCATTTTATAAACTTTCTGATGTTAATGAATCAATTAGAAAAAAATGGGATGATTGGTTCTTAAGATATGATAATCGCCTCAAGTTAGGGGTAGAAGTCACACAAATTGAACGCAAAGAAAAAATGGATAGCATAAACCCCAAATATGTACTGCGCAATTACATGGCTCAAATGGCCATTGATAACGCTGATAAGGGAAATTATTCATTAATAGAGGAAATATATACTTTGCTCAAAAAACCCTATTCTGAGCAGCCTAAATATAAAAAGTGGTTTGCAAAACGCCCTGAATGGGCCAGACACAAAGTTGGTTGTTCAATGCTCTCTTGTAGTTCTTAA
- a CDS encoding glutaredoxin domain-containing protein encodes MKNVPEIKLYGASGCHKTKYYQMFLNGTKLSYKFLDVEINENYAKELRSLYQNGKLNFPTITIGKKKLRNPNVNDLEKWLNKLIPNRS; translated from the coding sequence ATGAAGAACGTTCCCGAAATAAAATTATATGGTGCTTCCGGCTGTCATAAAACGAAATATTATCAAATGTTCTTGAATGGGACTAAGTTATCCTACAAATTCTTGGATGTTGAGATAAACGAGAATTATGCCAAGGAATTACGTAGTTTATATCAGAATGGCAAACTTAATTTTCCAACAATTACAATTGGAAAAAAGAAATTGCGAAACCCTAATGTTAATGATCTTGAAAAATGGCTGAACAAATTAATTCCTAATAGATCATAA
- a CDS encoding sugar porter family MFS transporter, which translates to MGKMKTTKINIYFITIVITLGGLLFGYDTGVINGTQFYFSKYFELTGAIKGFIVSSALLGALVGAASAGVISKSIGRKNSLIISAILFFISAWGSGLPSMLPESTTLLVIFRLIGGIAIGMASMNAPMYIAEIAPAKNRGVLVTFYQLAVVIGFFVVFLVTYFIGAELSESENIAFGWRNMFWSELVPAGLFLILLFFVPKSPRWLMIKGKEEEAENILTRIHGEEVASKEIKEIRENIKAESTKVKASILSKTMLPIVIIGTVLSVLQQFTGINAVLYYGADIFEQALGFGQDDVLLQQILLATVNLLFTFIAMFTVDKLGRKPLLIIGGFGMLIGFLMMGFTLYFSDYSQINSAGMPTISSAEGIISLIGVLIFIGSFAMSMGPIVWVLLAEIFPNKIRSAAMAVAVAGQWLANYFVSQSFPMIVESDANRLIMDGGTWNNALPYFIFSAFIVVIIVFVYKYIPETKGKTLEEMEALFEKK; encoded by the coding sequence ATGGGTAAAATGAAGACAACGAAAATCAACATCTATTTTATAACTATTGTTATTACTCTAGGTGGATTATTGTTCGGATATGATACTGGAGTAATCAATGGAACCCAGTTTTATTTCTCAAAGTATTTTGAATTGACTGGAGCAATAAAAGGCTTTATCGTCAGTAGTGCACTTTTGGGTGCATTGGTGGGTGCTGCATCGGCAGGGGTTATCAGCAAGTCCATTGGGAGAAAAAATTCATTGATTATCTCGGCCATACTTTTCTTTATTTCCGCTTGGGGATCAGGTTTACCAAGTATGCTGCCAGAATCGACCACATTGTTGGTGATTTTTAGGCTTATAGGTGGTATCGCTATAGGAATGGCTTCTATGAACGCACCAATGTATATAGCAGAGATTGCCCCTGCCAAGAATAGAGGTGTTTTGGTTACTTTCTATCAGCTGGCAGTTGTTATTGGCTTTTTTGTTGTTTTTCTAGTCACGTATTTTATTGGTGCCGAATTAAGTGAGAGTGAAAATATCGCGTTTGGATGGAGAAATATGTTTTGGTCCGAATTGGTACCAGCTGGATTATTTTTAATCTTGTTGTTCTTTGTTCCAAAAAGTCCGCGATGGCTAATGATAAAAGGTAAAGAGGAAGAAGCTGAAAATATATTGACACGAATTCACGGTGAGGAAGTAGCTAGTAAGGAAATCAAGGAGATTAGAGAAAATATCAAAGCTGAAAGCACCAAAGTAAAAGCCTCAATTCTCAGTAAAACAATGTTACCTATTGTAATTATTGGAACAGTTCTCTCAGTATTACAACAATTTACAGGAATCAACGCGGTTCTATATTATGGTGCCGACATCTTTGAACAGGCCCTAGGGTTTGGACAGGACGATGTACTATTGCAACAAATTCTATTGGCTACTGTCAACCTACTATTTACATTTATTGCAATGTTCACCGTTGATAAATTAGGTAGAAAACCTTTATTGATTATCGGTGGTTTCGGAATGTTGATAGGGTTTTTGATGATGGGCTTCACGCTATATTTCAGTGATTACTCACAAATCAATTCTGCAGGAATGCCAACTATTTCTTCAGCAGAGGGCATAATTAGTTTAATAGGCGTTTTGATTTTCATTGGCTCATTCGCCATGTCAATGGGCCCAATTGTTTGGGTTTTATTGGCTGAGATATTTCCTAATAAAATTAGAAGTGCCGCTATGGCAGTTGCGGTTGCCGGACAATGGTTGGCCAACTATTTTGTTTCCCAATCATTCCCAATGATCGTTGAAAGTGATGCAAATAGATTGATTATGGATGGAGGAACATGGAACAATGCCCTACCCTATTTTATATTTTCAGCCTTCATTGTGGTTATTATCGTTTTCGTCTACAAATATATCCCTGAAACGAAAGGTAAAACTCTAGAAGAAATGGAAGCCCTATTCGAAAAAAAATAG
- a CDS encoding peroxiredoxin family protein: MKNDIKYGIDGFKAHEFGVNQWIDEEGKITSPIKLSDFEGKFKVIYCFQSWCPGCHSRGFPALQEMSKALKSNKNVTFLAVQTVFEGHDENTYDKITEIQRKYEIEIPFGHDPGDEGSGNISKIMRHYRTGGTPWFIFIDQRNNVVFNDFHLNVEKAIAFLKTIH; the protein is encoded by the coding sequence ATGAAAAACGACATAAAATATGGAATAGACGGATTTAAAGCACATGAATTCGGGGTGAACCAATGGATAGATGAAGAAGGTAAAATCACTTCCCCAATAAAACTATCTGATTTCGAAGGAAAATTCAAAGTCATTTATTGCTTTCAAAGTTGGTGCCCAGGTTGTCACAGTAGAGGGTTCCCTGCATTACAGGAAATGTCGAAGGCATTAAAGAGCAACAAAAATGTAACGTTTCTTGCTGTGCAAACTGTTTTTGAAGGTCATGACGAGAATACATATGATAAAATAACCGAAATTCAACGAAAATATGAGATTGAAATACCATTTGGCCATGACCCAGGGGATGAAGGCTCGGGAAACATTTCTAAAATAATGAGGCATTATAGAACCGGAGGAACACCTTGGTTCATTTTTATTGATCAAAGGAACAATGTTGTATTCAATGATTTTCATCTGAATGTTGAAAAGGCGATTGCATTTTTAAAAACGATTCACTAA
- the rodA gene encoding rod shape-determining protein RodA: MSGKSLVKRIDWLTILIYLGLVAIGWVNIYSSTFTDADPSIFNFGTLHGKQLFFFGVSVIAIIVIMALEASFYERFSSLMYVTSIVLLLGLFVFGKTIAGATSWYNLGFFNLQPSEFAKVATALALAKYLNDIQTDIKRRKDQLYAIGIILLPAILIIPQPDPGSALVFFALVFVIFREGLPLYYLVIGLLTILVFVATLMFGTIWIGIVLGLIIVLFFLLKKKKFKVPFVPLVSVVVLTILFSLSVNFVFNNVFEQRHRDRFSLWLRLEKDPNKLEEIRKSIGYNTYQSEKAIESGGFWGKGFLEGTRTKGDFVPEQHTDYIFSTVGEEWGFLGTASVILLFSLLFLRLVYLAERQKTAFPRMYGYGVISILLIHYFINIGMVIGILPTIGIPLPFFSYGGSGLLFFTILLFIFLKLDSNRLKEGI, translated from the coding sequence ATGTCTGGTAAGAGTCTCGTAAAACGTATTGATTGGCTTACCATTTTAATCTACCTCGGTTTAGTGGCAATAGGATGGGTAAATATATATTCAAGTACATTCACTGATGCTGACCCATCTATCTTTAATTTTGGAACGCTGCATGGCAAACAACTCTTCTTTTTTGGAGTAAGTGTTATTGCAATAATTGTAATTATGGCTCTTGAGGCCAGTTTCTATGAGCGATTTTCCAGTTTAATGTACGTGACGTCAATTGTTCTTCTGTTGGGTTTATTTGTATTCGGGAAAACTATTGCAGGAGCAACTTCATGGTATAATCTTGGCTTTTTTAATTTACAACCTTCAGAGTTTGCGAAAGTGGCCACAGCATTGGCCCTGGCAAAATATTTAAATGATATTCAAACTGATATTAAAAGGCGAAAAGACCAGCTTTATGCTATTGGCATAATCTTATTACCCGCAATTTTAATAATACCCCAACCCGACCCTGGAAGTGCTTTGGTATTCTTTGCACTTGTATTCGTTATATTTAGGGAAGGTTTACCTCTGTATTATTTAGTTATAGGTTTACTCACAATATTGGTTTTTGTGGCTACGTTAATGTTTGGCACAATCTGGATAGGAATAGTATTGGGTTTGATAATCGTATTGTTTTTCCTCCTCAAAAAAAAGAAATTCAAAGTGCCCTTTGTACCCCTTGTTTCCGTCGTTGTTTTGACAATTCTTTTTTCTCTTTCAGTAAACTTTGTATTCAACAATGTTTTTGAACAAAGGCATCGTGATCGTTTTAGCCTTTGGTTACGTTTGGAAAAAGACCCAAATAAGTTGGAAGAAATACGAAAATCGATTGGTTACAATACCTATCAATCGGAAAAAGCTATAGAATCTGGTGGATTTTGGGGAAAAGGCTTTTTAGAAGGAACAAGGACAAAAGGCGATTTTGTTCCTGAGCAGCATACAGATTATATTTTCAGTACGGTTGGTGAGGAGTGGGGTTTTCTCGGCACTGCTTCTGTAATATTACTCTTTAGTTTACTGTTCTTAAGACTTGTATACTTGGCTGAGAGGCAAAAAACTGCCTTTCCGAGAATGTATGGTTATGGCGTTATTTCTATTCTATTAATCCACTATTTCATCAATATTGGAATGGTAATTGGTATTTTGCCTACCATTGGCATTCCGCTACCATTTTTCAGCTATGGCGGGTCAGGATTATTGTTTTTCACCATACTACTTTTCATTTTTTTAAAGCTAGATTCAAACCGGCTGAAAGAGGGAATTTAA
- the msrA gene encoding peptide-methionine (S)-S-oxide reductase MsrA, with protein sequence MSNKNLKTATLGGGCFWCIEAIFNEIRGVEKIVSGYTGGTAPGKPTYKEVCSGLTGHAEVVQITFDQSFVSYEDLLIIFMTSHDPTTLNRQGGDSGTQYRSVIYYHNDNQKEIANAVSKEIAPYYENVIVTEISPLGVFYEAEDYHQDYYKNNSSQGYCSAVITPKLAKLRKMHADKLKEISA encoded by the coding sequence ATGAGTAATAAGAATTTAAAAACGGCAACCTTAGGTGGTGGATGTTTTTGGTGTATTGAGGCTATTTTCAACGAAATAAGAGGTGTAGAAAAGATTGTCTCTGGATACACGGGAGGCACAGCTCCCGGAAAGCCGACTTATAAAGAGGTATGCTCCGGACTAACCGGTCATGCAGAAGTGGTTCAAATAACATTTGACCAAAGCTTTGTTTCATACGAAGATTTGTTGATTATTTTTATGACAAGTCACGATCCAACAACTTTGAACCGCCAAGGAGGTGATTCAGGAACCCAATACCGTTCCGTAATCTATTATCATAATGATAATCAGAAAGAGATTGCAAATGCAGTTTCAAAGGAAATAGCCCCTTATTATGAAAATGTTATTGTTACTGAAATAAGTCCGTTAGGTGTTTTTTACGAAGCAGAAGATTATCATCAAGATTATTATAAAAACAACTCCTCTCAAGGATATTGTAGTGCGGTAATAACACCAAAATTGGCAAAACTTCGCAAAATGCACGCGGATAAGCTGAAGGAAATTTCAGCATAA
- the msrB gene encoding peptide-methionine (R)-S-oxide reductase MsrB — translation MLTWKEVINFAVKGNPKPDRRVEKTNEEWQEILSPEQFRVTRNKGTEAPHSGTLCSIHESGKYNCVCCDNPLFDSTIKFESGTGWPSFTQPVKQNAIKYEKDTAFGMVRVEVMCNTCDAHLGHVFPDGPEPSGLRYCINSESMKLEPAAADKKERI, via the coding sequence ATGCTTACATGGAAAGAGGTTATCAATTTTGCTGTAAAAGGCAATCCAAAACCCGATAGAAGGGTTGAGAAAACAAATGAGGAATGGCAAGAAATTCTCAGCCCTGAACAATTTAGGGTTACCCGTAACAAAGGTACTGAAGCTCCTCATTCAGGTACACTTTGCAGCATTCATGAATCTGGTAAATACAATTGTGTTTGCTGCGACAATCCTCTTTTTGATTCAACGATTAAATTTGAATCTGGAACTGGATGGCCAAGCTTTACGCAACCCGTAAAACAAAATGCAATTAAATATGAAAAAGATACGGCTTTTGGCATGGTTCGGGTAGAGGTCATGTGCAACACCTGCGATGCACATTTGGGTCATGTTTTTCCCGATGGCCCCGAACCAAGTGGTTTACGCTATTGTATTAATTCAGAGTCAATGAAATTAGAACCTGCTGCGGCAGACAAGAAAGAAAGGATTTAA
- a CDS encoding carboxy terminal-processing peptidase, which translates to MKRNLAYALIAMLVAVASCGFTNKSFENDDKDKLLLDLITYVLERGHYEPKDINDDFSVNVFEDFIDVLDPTKRYFLEADIMDFEQYKFQIDDQIKNTDITFFNLVYDRLMTRMQDAKVIYKEVLADPFDYGVEESISIDYEKELFSASRSDLKERWRKQLKYATLGTYDSKLRKVKKTSDTKTVVVDGNVINELSTEEKFANTKLEESRTPEEAEIESRKSTQKTLDEFFDFVDDLERKDWFVQYINTIVDEFDPHTFYFAPEDKEKFDVSMSGKFEGIGARLQKKPEGAKIVEVISGGPVWRDKRLEVGDEIIRVGQDGKDPIDIVGMRLDDAIKLIKGPEGTVVDLTVRKVDGSVEVISLTRDIVELEESYAKSANIIKDNQHFGLINLPKFYVDFNDYSERNAATDVAKEVERLKQEGAEGLILDLRDNGGGSLKTVVEMAGLFIKDGPIVQVRSGGKNKDVYDDKDERIQWDGPLVILVNELSASASEILAAAMQDYKRAIVIGSKQTFGKGTVQNVIPLDNIVRSNEHGDLGAIKLTTQKFYRINGGSTQLEGVKSDVVVPDKYSYIDLGERDQSNPLKWDKITPAEYDLWDGYIDYEQTIANSNKRMEANDQIKLIEENAKWIKSEQDDNLISLNYDIYKEEEKKDKAKSDYFKSLSEYDSKLTFESLKYEEELFTKDADLREKRNRWHQDLAKDVYIEEAVNVLQDLKINNIKHAKLASVKG; encoded by the coding sequence ATGAAAAGGAATCTAGCCTACGCTCTAATTGCCATGCTTGTTGCTGTAGCTTCATGTGGTTTTACTAATAAATCTTTTGAGAACGATGACAAGGATAAGTTGTTGTTGGATTTAATCACTTATGTCTTGGAAAGAGGGCATTATGAACCCAAAGACATCAATGACGATTTTTCTGTTAATGTGTTTGAAGACTTTATTGATGTTCTTGATCCAACAAAAAGGTATTTCTTAGAAGCTGATATAATGGATTTTGAACAATACAAGTTTCAGATTGATGATCAAATCAAGAATACCGATATTACTTTCTTCAATTTGGTCTATGATCGGTTGATGACAAGAATGCAGGATGCCAAGGTTATTTATAAAGAAGTTTTGGCTGATCCGTTTGATTACGGTGTTGAAGAAAGTATAAGTATAGATTATGAAAAAGAACTTTTTTCTGCCTCTAGATCTGATTTGAAGGAAAGATGGAGAAAACAATTGAAGTATGCTACTTTGGGTACATATGATTCGAAGTTGAGAAAGGTAAAAAAGACTAGTGACACCAAAACGGTTGTTGTAGATGGTAATGTAATCAATGAACTTTCTACGGAAGAAAAGTTTGCCAACACCAAATTGGAAGAATCAAGGACTCCAGAAGAGGCTGAAATAGAATCAAGGAAGTCTACACAAAAAACCTTGGATGAGTTTTTTGACTTTGTTGATGATCTTGAACGAAAAGATTGGTTTGTTCAGTATATCAATACCATAGTTGATGAGTTTGATCCACATACTTTCTATTTTGCACCAGAGGATAAAGAAAAGTTCGATGTGAGCATGTCTGGTAAATTTGAAGGAATTGGAGCTCGCTTGCAAAAAAAGCCAGAAGGCGCTAAAATCGTAGAGGTAATATCAGGAGGTCCAGTTTGGAGAGATAAAAGATTAGAAGTAGGTGATGAAATCATTAGGGTTGGTCAAGATGGCAAAGACCCGATTGATATTGTTGGAATGCGATTGGATGATGCAATTAAATTGATTAAGGGCCCGGAAGGTACCGTTGTAGATCTTACCGTTAGAAAAGTAGATGGTTCTGTCGAAGTTATTTCGTTGACTAGAGACATTGTTGAGTTGGAAGAATCGTATGCGAAATCAGCTAATATCATCAAGGATAATCAACATTTTGGACTTATAAATCTTCCAAAGTTTTATGTTGACTTTAATGATTACTCTGAGAGGAATGCCGCGACCGATGTTGCCAAAGAAGTAGAACGATTAAAACAAGAAGGTGCTGAAGGATTGATTCTTGACCTTCGAGATAACGGTGGTGGATCTTTAAAAACTGTTGTTGAAATGGCCGGTTTGTTTATTAAAGACGGGCCTATTGTACAAGTGCGTTCTGGTGGTAAGAACAAAGATGTTTATGACGATAAAGATGAACGAATTCAATGGGATGGACCCTTGGTTATTTTGGTGAATGAGTTGTCAGCTTCGGCTTCTGAAATTTTGGCTGCTGCAATGCAGGACTATAAAAGGGCAATAGTAATCGGAAGTAAACAAACCTTCGGTAAAGGAACTGTGCAGAATGTAATTCCGTTAGATAATATTGTACGCAGTAATGAGCATGGTGATTTAGGTGCTATTAAATTGACTACTCAAAAGTTTTATAGAATAAATGGAGGTTCAACACAGTTAGAAGGTGTTAAGAGTGATGTCGTGGTGCCAGACAAATACAGCTATATTGATTTAGGGGAAAGAGACCAGTCCAACCCTCTAAAGTGGGATAAAATCACTCCAGCGGAGTACGATTTATGGGATGGGTATATAGATTATGAACAAACCATAGCCAATAGTAATAAAAGAATGGAGGCTAACGACCAGATAAAATTAATTGAAGAAAATGCCAAATGGATAAAATCTGAGCAGGACGATAACCTAATTTCTTTGAACTATGATATCTATAAGGAAGAAGAAAAGAAGGATAAGGCCAAGTCTGATTATTTTAAATCGCTTTCGGAATATGATTCAAAATTAACTTTTGAATCTTTAAAATATGAGGAAGAGTTATTTACCAAAGATGCAGATTTAAGAGAGAAAAGAAATCGTTGGCACCAGGACCTTGCCAAAGATGTTTATATTGAAGAGGCGGTGAATGTTTTGCAAGACCTTAAAATTAACAATATTAAACATGCTAAATTGGCCAGTGTAAAAGGTTAA
- a CDS encoding DNA/RNA non-specific endonuclease, which translates to MSQTKKNRTIYTVLFLACIVGFWLFENFYTPATYSTQEDNGLETNIPSYFLPGSSTGNIVIHDHFSLSYNEPYEQAEWVAYMLKKSHLTYDDRKRPYFIEDPKVKSKSADWRNYKGSGYDRGHLCPAGDRRFSEYAYNETFYTSNISPQDRDFNAGVWNRLEMQVRRWAKKYGDLFIVTGGVLEDGLEEIGEEDVDVPKYYYKIIAKGDKDNLKVLGFLMPNRESSESLQNFIVPINKIEKVTGLDFFQNLSDDKESEIESGSSISGWKF; encoded by the coding sequence ATGAGCCAAACTAAGAAAAACAGAACTATATATACCGTTTTATTCTTGGCATGTATTGTAGGTTTTTGGTTGTTTGAGAATTTTTATACTCCAGCTACTTATTCCACTCAAGAAGATAATGGACTTGAGACAAATATTCCTTCCTATTTTCTTCCTGGTTCTTCGACAGGAAATATCGTAATCCATGACCATTTTTCGCTGTCTTACAATGAGCCATACGAGCAGGCTGAATGGGTTGCCTATATGTTAAAGAAAAGTCATTTGACTTACGATGACCGTAAACGTCCTTATTTTATTGAAGACCCAAAGGTGAAATCTAAATCCGCTGATTGGCGAAATTATAAGGGATCAGGATATGATCGAGGCCATTTATGCCCCGCTGGTGATCGTCGCTTCTCTGAATATGCTTATAATGAAACTTTCTATACAAGTAATATTAGTCCGCAAGATCGTGATTTTAATGCTGGAGTATGGAATAGATTGGAAATGCAAGTGCGACGATGGGCAAAAAAGTATGGCGATTTGTTTATTGTAACTGGAGGTGTTCTTGAAGATGGTCTAGAAGAGATAGGAGAGGAAGATGTTGATGTTCCGAAGTACTACTATAAAATTATTGCCAAAGGGGATAAAGACAATTTAAAAGTTCTTGGTTTTTTAATGCCTAATCGCGAAAGTTCTGAATCATTGCAAAACTTTATTGTTCCCATAAACAAGATTGAAAAGGTTACCGGTTTGGATTTTTTCCAAAATCTTTCTGATGACAAAGAATCTGAAATAGAGAGCGGATCCAGTATTTCTGGATGGAAATTTTAA